A window of the Trichoderma asperellum chromosome 6, complete sequence genome harbors these coding sequences:
- a CDS encoding uncharacterized protein (EggNog:ENOG41): MSAPHDPRRPASIDPLITPVATDRDLTPPSPNPRRRPDRSCVLCHRRKIRCDRQTPCLACVRARLTCTYPSSDRPVRRVRKATIADVASRISDLEKTIVAASIDQGGAARRSLPPSAQVSFALNLPVSPHESPQEPQELPSEEVLIRNGTSSQYFNELLISRVIEEDQDKSSLLHSPCCEIKKPDPDSPFSLLGLLSGPAVFEEKEKGWRLSRLHATQLWQLFVHNVDANIKVLHIPTDEVTVFTAIHQPDAVSKDTLALVSAVYFAATLSMEPDEAQYTLSVDKSTALRTFKKDFQIHLAAADMLENPTVVLLQALAIYLTSMRAHYHGRGIWILNGLAVRMAHSIGLHRDGSKLGMSPFESEVRRRLWWHFLARDGRAAEDHGISSWSTVPGYDTKMPLNIDDNELRPDMKELPPPHNGWTKMSLPLTCMEVAQTLQTMANLSMTPSGPTPKEVIRSNLFSQLRSRVEHYIKPCNPVIPIQRMAMKTALAVVHKIDFVTRQQLANLENPDKRNTFATEANLLSALRCLEIHLELWGDELLRQYRWCMYGHPQYHMLLYVLWHLCVSPSGPSVERAWVIVAKTFELEEMRMSMAVSSPALKAIILKRMRKKAEMIRQSLINGNDTPASSTPREVDEIPDDQEMENPPQEAVMDVRRFDGENVDWNNLMQNNLPDWNTLVEDLHVDLYDFSSYF; encoded by the exons ATGTCTGCTCCGCATGATCCCAGGCGTCCAGCCAGTATTGACCCTCTAATAACTCCCGTGGCGACGGACCGTGATCTCacgccgccatcgccgaATCCACGCCGAAGACCGGACAGGTCTTGTGTTCTCTGCCACCGGAGGAAGATCCGATGCGACAGACAGACGCCGTGCTTGGCATGCGTGAGGGCTCGTCTCACGTGCACATATCCGTCGTCAGACCGGCCTGTTCGACGAGTTAGGAAGGCTACCATTGCAGATGTTGCGTCGAGGATATCAGATCTGGAGAAGACAATTGTAGCGGCGTCCATCGACCAGGGCGGAGCGGCGAGAAGGTCACTGCCACCGTCTGCACAAGTATCTTTTGCACTGAATCTACCCGTGAGCCCTCATGAATCTCCCCAGGAGCCTCAAGAACTTCCTTCAGAGGAGGTCCTGATTAGAAATGGTACCTCAAGCCAATACTTCAATGAGCTTCTCATATCTAGGGTTATCGAGGAG GACCAAGATAAATCCTCACTGTTACATTCACCGTGCTGtgaaataaagaaaccaGATCCTGACTCGCCCTTCAGCCTCTTGGGCTTACTCTCTGGCCCTGCCGTCtttgaggagaaagaaaagggatgGCGTCTATCCCGATTACACGCCACACAGCTGTGGCAGTTATTTGTTCACAATGTTGACGccaatataaaagttttgcACATCCCTACAGATGAAGTGACTGTTTTCACGGCCATCCACCAACCAGATGCCGTATCAAAAGACACCCTAGCCCTAGTCTCAGCCGTGTATTTTGCTGCTACATTATCAATGGAACCGGATGAAGCTCAGTATACACTTAGCGTTGACAAATCGACTGCTCTACGGACATTTAAAAAGGACTTCCAGATACATTTGGCAGCGGCGGACATGTTGGAAAATCCAACAGTTGTGCTGCTTCAAGCATTGGCTATATACTTG ACGTCCATGCGAGCTCATTATCACGGTAGGGGCATCTGGATTTTGAACGGCCTTGCCGTAAGAATGGCGCATTCTATCGGCCTTCACAGAGACGGAAGCAAGCTGGGAATGTCGCCGTTTGAATCTGAAGTCCGCAGGCGACTGTGGTGGCACTTTCTGGCTAGGGATGGGAGGGCTGCTGAAGATCACGGTATCAGCTCATGGTCGACAGTTCCAGGATACGACACCAAAATGCCACTCAACATTGACGACAACGAGCTTCGTCCGGATATGAAGGAGCTACCTCCTCCTCACAATGGATGGACCAAAATGAGTCTTCCGTTGACATGCATGGAAGTAGCTCAGACATTACAGACCATGGCCAATCTCTCAATGACACCATCAGGACCGACACCTAAAGAAGTAATCAGGAGCAACCTGTTCAGCCAGCTAAGGTCTCGCGTCGAACACTATATAAAACCGTGCAACCCCGTTATTCCGATACAGAGAATGGCCATGAAAACAGCTCTGGCGGTGGTACACAAGATAGACTTTGTCACGCGACAACAGCTCGCAAATTTAGAGAATCCCGATAAGCGAAACACGTTTGCCACGGAGGcgaatcttctttctgcATTGAGATGCCTCGAAATACACCTCGAGCTATGGGGGGATGAACTTCTACGACAATATAGATGGTGCATGTACGGTCATCCACAATACCACATGCTACTCTATGTGCTATGGCATCTCTGCGTTTCACCGAGCGGCCCCAGTGTTGAGCGTGCCTGGGTTATAGTTGCAAAGACCTTTGAGCTGGAGGAAATGAGAATGTCCATGGCAGTGTCTAGCCCTGCGTTGAAAGCTATCATCTTGAAGAGAATGCGCAAGAAGGCTGAGATGATACGACAGTCGTTAATCAACGGTAATGACACACCGGCTTCCTCTACACCTAGAGAAGTCGATGAAATTCCCGATGACCAAGAAATGGAAAATCCTCCTCAGGAGGCAGTAATGGATGTCCGTCGTTTTGATGGAGAAAACGTGGATTGGAACAACCTCATGCAGAACAACCTTCCAGACTGGAATACGTTGGTCGAAGATTTGCATGTAGATCTGTACGACTTCtctagttatttttaa
- a CDS encoding uncharacterized protein (EggNog:ENOG41) has translation MPDPEKISWLYHDTGEADQPISQNMAIEGATFVICSSQILTEEGLKKDSILAGNPVTKVPGGGFSHSFGLDGSPLCEPIGDGEEGNFKADISLSDITKAKISIDVVGHSSRPDMLSLLVNTKAGKTRHDDGYVGRNLELG, from the exons ATGCCAGATCCTGAAAAGATTTCCTGGCTCTACCATGATACTGGTGAGGCAGACCAGCCCATCAGCCAGAACATGGCGATAGAGGGAGCAACTTTTGTCATCTGTTCATCGCAGATTCTAACAGAGGAAGGCTTGAAAAAGGACAGCATCCTGGCAGGAAATCCCGTCACCAAAGTG CCTGGCGGCGGCTTTTCTCACAGTTTCGGCCTTGACGGAAGTCCACTGTGCGAACCGatcggcgatggcgaggagGGGAATTTCAAGGCCGATATCTCTCTCAGCGACATCACCAAAGCTAAAATATCCATCGATGTTGTTGGCCATTCTTCTCGGCCAGATATGCTTAGTCTCTTGGTTAATACAAAAGCGGGCAAAACTCGTCACGATGATGGATATGTAGGCAGGAATCTAGAGCTTGGTTGA
- a CDS encoding uncharacterized protein (EggNog:ENOG41): protein MLGYSEREEASIYLAQAFISPDEELVHNRRKIKPTHSERTIWGEGQAESLKTVIDSPFDKIGGLNC from the coding sequence ATGCTTGGCTACAGTGAACGCGAGGAGGCCAGCATCTACCTTGCACAGGCGTTTATCTCGCCCGATGAGGAGCTTGTTCACAATCGTCGCAAAATCAAGCCTACTCACTCAGAGCGAACTATATGGGGCGAAGGTCAAGCCGAATCCCTGAAAACTGTTATAGACTCGCCATTTGACAAGATCGGCGGTCTCAACTGCTAG
- a CDS encoding uncharacterized protein (EggNog:ENOG41~TransMembrane:12 (i67-85o110-130i137-156o162-182i194-214o226-249i269-293o305-324i336-356o362-384i396-418o424-445i)), producing MFSGSNSSDTVTEDGGHNEQHIIVSEKGVNRNSGHEERIFSKEEEAGYQSPIQAPVGSTPPDGGLRAWLVVIGAWCTSVCSFGWINSVGAFQDYYETTILKDYSTSTVSWIPSLQIFFMMALGPFIGLIYDKYGPRQLIIVGTFLHVFGLMMTSISTQYYQILLSQGVCSAIGVSAIYQPALNSIATWFTTKRGAAYGLLATGSSLGGVIFPIMVTRLIKEVGFGWAMRTCAFLILGLLVIAILTVDAFNPPKFQPITVKRMVAPFTEVQFACVCMGLLLFTFGLYVPINFISVEAAAGGADPNLVLYLVPILNAGSLFGRMLSGFAGDKFGRYNVFITVCYLASIFVLALWIPAATTGARIAFAAIFGFFSGAYVALIAALVVQISPASEMGFRMGLSFFVLSFGGLTTNPISGAILDGPLGWLGPKIFSGIFCLAGTTFVLAARINQTGWKLRAVF from the exons ATGTTTTCAGGCTCAAATTCCAGTGACACGGTTACGGAAGATGGCGGTCACAATGAGCAGCACATCATCGTCTCTGAAAAGGGTGTAAACAGAAATTCTGGTCACGAGGAGCGTATTTTctcaaaggaagaagaggccggaTATCAATCTCCGATTCAAGCACCCGTCGGCAGTACTCCGCCAGATGGTGGTCTGCGGGCATGGCTCGTGGTTATAGGGGCATGGTGCACCTCGGTATGCAGCTTTGGGTGGATTAACA GCGTGGGAGCGTTCCAGGACTATTACGAAACTACGATTCTGAAAGACTACTCGACCAGTACCGTCTCATGGATCCCATCTTTACAGATTTTCTTCATGATGGCCTTG GGACCCTTCATTGGCCTTATATACGACAAATATGGCCCTCGCCAACTCATCATTGTCGGAACCTTTCTGCATGTCTTTGGCCTTATGATGACATCTATTTCTACCCAGTACTACCAAATTCTCCTTTCACAGGGAGTTTGCAGTGCTATCGGTGTTTCTGCCATCTACCAGCCAG CGCTTAACAGCATCGCTACTTGGTTCACTACGAAACGTGGTGCCGCCTACGGACTTTTGGCAACTGGCTCAAGTTTAGGAGGCGTCATCTTCCCTATCATGGTCACTAGGTTGATCAAAGAAGTTGGTTTCGGCTGGGCAATGCGAACCTGTGCCTTCCTGATCCTCGGCCTCCTCGTGATCGCTATTTTAACGGTTGATGCGTTCAATCCACCCAAGTTCCAGCCAATCACCGTGAAGAGGATGGTAGCTCCTTTCACAGAAGTTCAGTTTGCCTGCGTCTGTATGGGATTGTTGCTGTTTACTTTTGGGCTTTATGTCCCAATCAACTTCATCTCGGTCGAGGCTGCTGCGGGTGGAGCGGACCCTAACTTGGTGTTATACCTGGTTCCTATTCTAAACGCCGGAAG TTTGTTTGGTCGTATGTTGTCTGGCTTCGCTGGCGACAAATTTGGCCGCTATAACGTCTTCATAACTGTTTGTTACCTTGCAAGTATTTTCGTTTTGGCCCTCTGGATTCCTGCAGCCACAACTGGCGCGAGAATTGCCTTTGCTGCCATCTTTGGATTCTTTTCTGGAGCATACGTTGCCTTGATCGCTGCACTCGTGGTTCAGATTTCGCCGGCATCTGAGATGGGCTTCCGGATGGGTCTCTCGTTTTTCGTTTTGTCTTTTGGAGGCCTGACGACAAATCCTATCTCTGGCGCTATTTTGGACGGCCCATTGGGATGGCTTGGACCTAAAATATTCTCTGGTATCTTTTGTTTAGCTGGAACGACCTTTGTGTTGGCAGCGAGAATCAACCAGACGGGATGGAAACTGAGGGCtgtcttttaa